A single region of the Geobacillus subterraneus genome encodes:
- a CDS encoding fatty acid--CoA ligase translates to MYVTIGEMFSQTVRKFPTREAVVEVATGRRYTYAEWEREVNRWANAFLEAGVRKGDRISTVLYNTLELATALFACAKIGAVFNPINFRLKAEEIAYILTDAEPKIVVFERAVEPQLAAIHSRFPHVAFWSIDGDPPPFAKSAHEEAARVSAAAPRVHVEESDLYAIMYTSGTTGRPKGVMHRHRDMIEQSVICHGVMRIRETDRGLAAAPLFHCAELHCCLLPRVHAGAASIILHHFDAKLVLETIERERITLMFGAPTMWNMILQENVSDYDLSSLRLGLYGAAPMAPALVRQCQERLGIGLVQAYGMTEMGPAVTFLLEDEQLKKAGSAGRACLNHEIRVVRAREDGPSDPDNVLPPGEVGEIIMRGPCMMAGYYKREEATEQALYKGWYHSGDLGYVDEDGYLYVADRVDDMVISGGENVYPREVEDVLYEHPGVLDVAVLGEPDELWGEKVVAFIVKKDNRLTAEELERFCQTSDRLAPYKRPRAYYFIDALPRNASGKIQKFLLRERLKQQAAGGTTEK, encoded by the coding sequence TTGTACGTAACGATTGGGGAGATGTTTTCTCAAACAGTGAGAAAATTTCCGACACGCGAGGCGGTCGTTGAGGTGGCGACCGGACGCCGCTATACGTACGCCGAATGGGAGCGGGAAGTGAACCGATGGGCGAACGCTTTTCTTGAAGCCGGCGTCCGCAAAGGGGACCGCATCTCGACGGTGCTGTACAACACGCTCGAACTCGCCACCGCCCTGTTTGCCTGCGCCAAAATCGGCGCGGTGTTCAATCCGATCAATTTTCGGCTGAAAGCGGAAGAAATCGCCTATATTTTGACGGACGCCGAACCGAAAATCGTCGTATTTGAACGGGCGGTCGAACCGCAGCTCGCCGCGATTCACAGCCGTTTTCCGCATGTGGCATTTTGGTCGATTGATGGCGATCCACCGCCGTTTGCCAAAAGCGCTCACGAAGAAGCTGCCCGGGTTTCAGCGGCAGCGCCGCGCGTGCATGTGGAAGAGAGCGATCTTTACGCCATTATGTACACAAGCGGAACGACCGGGAGGCCCAAAGGGGTGATGCACCGGCACCGCGACATGATCGAGCAAAGCGTCATTTGCCATGGCGTGATGCGCATCCGGGAAACGGACCGCGGGTTGGCCGCAGCGCCGCTGTTTCATTGCGCCGAACTGCATTGCTGCTTGCTGCCGCGCGTGCATGCCGGAGCGGCGAGCATCATTTTGCATCATTTTGACGCCAAGCTCGTTCTCGAGACGATCGAACGCGAACGGATTACGCTCATGTTCGGCGCTCCGACGATGTGGAATATGATCTTGCAGGAAAATGTAAGCGATTACGACCTTTCTTCGCTCCGCCTCGGCTTGTATGGCGCCGCCCCGATGGCCCCGGCGCTTGTGAGGCAGTGTCAAGAGCGGCTCGGCATCGGTTTAGTGCAGGCGTACGGCATGACGGAAATGGGACCGGCGGTCACGTTTTTATTGGAAGACGAACAGCTGAAAAAAGCCGGTTCTGCCGGACGTGCCTGCCTGAACCATGAAATCCGCGTCGTCCGCGCGCGGGAAGACGGGCCGTCCGACCCAGACAATGTGCTGCCGCCGGGTGAAGTCGGCGAGATCATTATGCGCGGCCCGTGCATGATGGCTGGCTACTACAAGCGCGAAGAGGCGACAGAACAAGCGTTGTACAAAGGCTGGTACCATTCCGGCGACCTCGGTTACGTTGACGAAGACGGCTACTTGTACGTCGCTGACCGGGTTGATGATATGGTCATTAGCGGCGGGGAAAACGTCTACCCGCGCGAGGTGGAGGATGTGCTGTACGAGCATCCCGGCGTGCTTGACGTCGCCGTGCTTGGCGAGCCGGATGAGCTGTGGGGGGAAAAAGTCGTCGCTTTCATTGTCAAAAAAGATAACCGCTTGACCGCTGAGGAGCTTGAGCGGTTTTGCCAAACGAGCGACCGCCTCGCCCCGTATAAGCGGCCGCGTGCCTATTATTTCATCGACGCCCTGCCGCGCAACGCGAGCGGCAAAATCCAAAAGTTTTTGCTGCGCGAGCGGCTAAAACAGCAGGCGGCGGGCGGAACAACGGAAAAGTGA
- the spoVK gene encoding stage V sporulation protein K produces the protein MSEVTMNKAKGQINIVLNSKTVNHLVKEERNDWLDGEEHQALRNIQKELDQLIGLDHVKKIVKEIYAWLYISRMRKENGLKANRQALHMIFKGNPGTGKTTVARLLGKLFFEMNVLSKGHFIEAERADLVGEYIGHTASKTRDLIKKARGGVLFIDEAYSLARGGEKDFGKEAIDTLVKGMEDYCDDLVVILAGYPKEMDYFLSLNPGLPSRFPLTIEFPDYTVEELVQIAKQMLREREYEMTPEAERKLYVHLEGTLEAAGRLKFSNGRYVRNLIEKAIRKQAVRLLHEGRYDKKELMTIRDRDLAIYS, from the coding sequence TTGTCAGAGGTGACGATGAACAAAGCGAAAGGGCAAATTAATATTGTGTTGAATTCGAAAACGGTGAATCACTTAGTGAAAGAAGAGCGGAATGACTGGCTTGATGGCGAAGAACATCAGGCGCTTCGCAATATTCAAAAAGAGCTCGACCAACTGATCGGGCTCGATCATGTCAAAAAAATCGTTAAGGAAATTTATGCCTGGCTGTACATTAGCCGGATGCGCAAAGAAAACGGCTTGAAAGCGAACCGCCAAGCACTTCATATGATTTTTAAAGGAAATCCCGGAACAGGGAAAACGACGGTGGCGCGTCTGCTCGGCAAACTGTTTTTTGAAATGAACGTGCTGTCGAAAGGGCATTTCATTGAGGCCGAGCGGGCTGATTTAGTCGGGGAATATATCGGGCATACGGCAAGCAAAACGCGCGACTTGATCAAAAAAGCGCGCGGCGGTGTATTGTTTATCGATGAAGCGTATTCGCTCGCCCGCGGCGGCGAAAAAGATTTCGGCAAAGAAGCGATCGATACGCTCGTCAAAGGGATGGAAGATTACTGTGACGATTTAGTCGTCATTTTAGCCGGTTATCCGAAGGAAATGGATTATTTTTTGTCATTAAACCCCGGCTTGCCGTCGCGTTTTCCGTTGACGATTGAGTTTCCCGATTATACGGTCGAGGAGCTTGTGCAAATCGCTAAGCAAATGTTGCGCGAGCGTGAGTACGAAATGACGCCGGAGGCGGAACGGAAGCTGTACGTCCATTTAGAGGGGACGCTCGAGGCCGCGGGCCGGCTGAAGTTCAGCAACGGCCGCTACGTCCGCAACTTGATCGAAAAAGCGATCCGCAAGCAGGCGGTTCGTCTTCTTCATGAAGGGCGCTACGACAAAAAGGAGCTGATGACGATCCGCGACCGCGATTTAGCCATCTACTCTTAA
- the hfq gene encoding RNA chaperone Hfq gives MKNTINIQDQFLNQLRKESIQVTVFLLNGFQLRGYIKGFDNFTVLLEVQGKQQLIYKHAISTFAPERNIQFETEQ, from the coding sequence ATGAAAAATACGATCAACATTCAAGACCAGTTTTTAAACCAGCTGCGCAAAGAAAGCATCCAAGTAACTGTGTTCTTATTGAACGGCTTCCAGCTGCGCGGGTACATTAAAGGCTTTGACAACTTCACCGTGTTGCTCGAAGTGCAAGGAAAACAGCAGCTCATCTACAAACATGCGATTTCGACGTTTGCGCCGGAGCGGAACATCCAGTTTGAAACCGAGCAATGA
- the miaA gene encoding tRNA (adenosine(37)-N6)-dimethylallyltransferase MiaA, whose protein sequence is MAEKVVVIVGPTAVGKTKLGIALAKKLGGEIISGDSMQIYKGMDIGTAKVKPDEMEGVPHHLLDIKEPCEPFSVVEFQRLARALIADISARGRLPIIVGGTGLYIQAAIYDYQFSDAPSDEAYRRALKQLAAEQGAEVLYRQLETVDPESAARIHPHNIRRVIRALEVYHCTGKPFSEWQRGQQRQLLYETAIIGLTAERNVLYRRINERVDEMIAGGLMEEVKSLYDRGLRDCQAVQAIGYKELYDYFDGRVSLDEAIEQLKQNSRRYAKRQLTWFRNQMPVRWFDMTDPEQFAAKVEEIFHYIAGKLQLEANI, encoded by the coding sequence ATGGCAGAAAAAGTCGTTGTCATCGTCGGACCGACGGCAGTCGGCAAAACGAAGCTCGGCATCGCGTTGGCGAAAAAGCTGGGCGGGGAAATCATCAGCGGCGATTCGATGCAAATTTATAAAGGAATGGACATCGGCACCGCGAAAGTGAAGCCGGATGAAATGGAAGGGGTTCCGCACCATTTGCTCGACATTAAAGAGCCGTGCGAACCGTTTTCCGTCGTCGAATTTCAGCGGCTCGCCCGTGCGCTTATTGCCGATATTTCCGCGCGCGGCCGGCTGCCGATCATCGTCGGCGGCACCGGGCTGTACATTCAAGCCGCCATTTACGATTACCAATTTTCCGATGCCCCTTCCGATGAAGCATATCGCCGAGCGCTTAAACAGCTGGCAGCCGAGCAAGGGGCGGAAGTGCTTTACAGGCAGCTTGAGACGGTTGATCCGGAAAGCGCAGCGCGCATCCATCCGCACAACATCCGCCGCGTCATTCGTGCGCTCGAAGTGTATCATTGCACCGGGAAACCGTTCAGTGAGTGGCAGCGGGGGCAGCAGCGGCAGCTTTTATACGAAACGGCCATCATCGGATTGACGGCGGAGCGGAACGTGCTTTACCGCCGCATTAATGAACGGGTCGACGAGATGATCGCCGGGGGGCTGATGGAAGAGGTGAAGTCGCTGTACGACCGCGGCTTGCGCGATTGTCAGGCGGTGCAGGCGATCGGCTACAAAGAGCTGTACGACTATTTTGACGGCCGCGTCTCCCTCGACGAAGCGATCGAGCAGCTGAAACAAAATTCACGCCGCTATGCGAAACGGCAGCTGACATGGTTTCGCAACCAAATGCCGGTTAGATGGTTTGACATGACGGACCCCGAACAGTTCGCCGCCAAGGTGGAGGAAATTTTTCACTACATAGCAGGAAAGCTTCAACTCGAAGCGAATATATAA
- a CDS encoding methyl-accepting chemotaxis protein — protein MKMTVRKKLLAGFGLVYVLIVLLVGFAYYEISTLDRTYTDVTDNRMPKLANAKQLEVLVRRQVGSMRGYLLTGDETSRENFEKAHEEYKKTSEKLAVSLTQETTKQLLADLDLLEQQFYALGQKAFELKDQNKPEQYTALVMTTGRDITTQFDQKINEFVALQQQEVDQASHDASASAAAVRRLIVIVGVLAVAAGAIVSYYISRSLSRPLLALSEAAKRIAAGDLTETKTGVRNRDEIGELAASFEQMAKNLRGVLHEVAQNAEQVAASSEELAASAEQTSKATEQIAMTIQGVASGVDKQMQSVEETSAAVDSMSEQIGQISERAQRVAAIAAETSKQAADGGQTIEASVAQMNKVNDTVEQLAEVIKGLGRRSEQIGSIIEAIRNIAAQTNLLALNAAIEAARAGEHGRGFAVVADEVRKLAEQSAESARQIAELIAAIQEETAHAVQSMESVVNEVTAGTGVIRASGETFAQIRAAVDGVAAQIRDVSASVGEMAASSEQIVRSVRLVADVAESTSAGTQEVSAATEEQLASMEEISASAASLSKMADDLQAIVGKFSL, from the coding sequence ATGAAGATGACCGTTCGCAAAAAACTGCTCGCTGGCTTCGGTCTCGTCTACGTGTTAATTGTGCTGCTGGTCGGTTTCGCTTATTACGAGATTTCAACGCTTGACCGTACATACACGGACGTTACCGACAATCGCATGCCCAAACTCGCAAATGCGAAACAGCTTGAAGTGCTCGTCCGCCGCCAAGTCGGCAGCATGCGCGGCTATTTGTTGACCGGTGACGAGACGTCGCGGGAAAACTTTGAAAAGGCGCATGAGGAGTACAAAAAAACAAGCGAAAAGCTCGCAGTTTCGTTAACGCAAGAAACAACGAAACAGCTGCTGGCTGATCTCGATTTGCTTGAGCAACAGTTTTACGCGCTCGGCCAAAAAGCGTTTGAATTGAAGGATCAAAACAAACCGGAGCAATATACCGCGCTCGTCATGACAACCGGGCGCGACATAACGACCCAATTTGATCAAAAAATTAACGAGTTCGTTGCCTTGCAGCAACAGGAAGTAGACCAAGCGAGCCATGACGCGAGCGCATCAGCCGCCGCCGTTCGCCGGCTTATCGTCATTGTCGGTGTGTTGGCGGTAGCGGCCGGGGCGATCGTCAGCTATTACATCAGCCGTTCGCTTTCCCGCCCGCTGCTTGCTCTGTCAGAGGCAGCGAAGCGGATTGCCGCCGGCGATTTGACCGAGACGAAAACCGGCGTGCGCAACCGCGATGAAATCGGTGAACTTGCCGCTTCGTTTGAACAAATGGCGAAAAACTTGCGCGGCGTGCTGCATGAAGTGGCGCAAAATGCCGAACAAGTCGCCGCTTCCTCAGAAGAGCTGGCGGCGAGCGCCGAACAAACGAGCAAAGCGACCGAGCAAATCGCCATGACGATTCAAGGCGTTGCTTCCGGTGTGGACAAGCAAATGCAAAGCGTCGAAGAAACATCGGCCGCCGTCGACTCCATGTCCGAACAAATCGGGCAAATCTCCGAGCGCGCGCAACGCGTCGCGGCTATCGCCGCTGAAACATCGAAACAAGCCGCGGACGGCGGACAAACGATCGAGGCGAGCGTCGCGCAAATGAACAAGGTGAACGACACGGTCGAACAGCTGGCCGAAGTGATTAAAGGGCTCGGCCGCCGTTCTGAGCAAATCGGCTCGATTATTGAGGCGATTCGCAACATTGCGGCGCAGACGAACTTGCTCGCCTTAAACGCCGCCATTGAGGCCGCACGCGCCGGCGAGCACGGGCGCGGCTTCGCCGTCGTCGCCGATGAAGTGCGGAAGCTGGCGGAGCAATCGGCCGAATCGGCGCGGCAAATCGCAGAATTGATCGCTGCCATTCAAGAAGAAACGGCTCATGCCGTCCAATCGATGGAATCGGTCGTCAATGAAGTGACAGCCGGAACGGGAGTCATCCGCGCTTCGGGCGAGACGTTTGCTCAAATCCGCGCCGCCGTTGACGGAGTGGCCGCGCAAATTCGCGACGTATCGGCTTCGGTTGGCGAGATGGCCGCTTCCTCGGAACAAATCGTACGTTCCGTTCGGCTTGTTGCTGACGTCGCCGAATCGACATCGGCCGGCACGCAGGAAGTATCGGCGGCGACCGAGGAACAGCTGGCATCAATGGAAGAAATTTCAGCTTCCGCTGCATCGCTGTCGAAAATGGCTGATGATTTGCAGGCGATTGTCGGCAAATTTTCGCTCTGA
- a CDS encoding MDR family MFS transporter yields the protein MNSRLSVMISIVLAMLVASMDTTIMNTTMPIIAKELGEFSLYAWTFASYMITTTVLSPIAGRLSDLFGRKKVFSFGIILFLIGSLLCGLSQNMVQLVLFRALQGVGAGFMMPFPAIIAGDLFPVEKRGKIQAFFTAMWGLSAVLAPLLGSLFVEYATWRWVFYVNIPICLLSLLTLLPYKEVYEPKRAAVDYMGAALFAAAISLLLLVTVVERGQWWYGAVGALLLVAFYYFEKRQPSPLVPLSLVHHRTLKWMNINGFVSCVALFGTSSYIPLFLQNVAHLSVFMSGVALLGSSVGWMIAAVPAGKWILRYGYRPLLIIGNVLLVASGLFLALLNESHGFWYVFFIMFLQGLSFGLTSTVGVIGSQQLADAHEKGIATSFFMFCRNIGTAIGVTVMGAFLAQAPTFMTGIRHLFLFGLIGSIIALITSFFIRDEAEASRNTWQPEGTT from the coding sequence ATGAACAGCCGCCTGTCGGTCATGATCAGCATCGTGCTGGCGATGCTCGTCGCGTCTATGGATACGACGATTATGAACACGACGATGCCGATCATCGCCAAAGAGCTTGGGGAATTTTCCCTGTATGCGTGGACGTTTGCATCGTACATGATTACGACCACCGTCCTGTCGCCGATTGCCGGTCGCCTGTCGGACTTATTCGGCCGCAAAAAAGTATTCAGCTTTGGCATTATTTTATTTCTAATCGGCTCACTTCTTTGCGGGTTGTCGCAAAACATGGTGCAGCTTGTTTTATTCCGCGCCTTGCAAGGGGTGGGGGCCGGATTTATGATGCCGTTTCCGGCAATTATCGCCGGCGATTTGTTCCCCGTGGAAAAGCGTGGAAAAATCCAAGCATTTTTTACGGCCATGTGGGGACTTTCTGCCGTGTTGGCGCCGCTTTTAGGTTCGCTGTTTGTCGAGTATGCGACATGGCGCTGGGTTTTTTATGTCAACATTCCGATTTGCTTGCTCTCGCTTTTGACGCTGCTTCCGTATAAAGAAGTGTATGAACCGAAGCGGGCGGCGGTCGACTATATGGGCGCGGCGCTGTTTGCGGCGGCGATCAGCCTGCTTTTGCTTGTGACGGTCGTTGAACGGGGGCAATGGTGGTACGGTGCGGTCGGGGCGTTGTTGCTTGTCGCCTTTTATTATTTCGAAAAACGGCAGCCATCTCCGCTTGTGCCGCTGTCGCTTGTCCATCATCGGACGCTTAAATGGATGAACATTAATGGCTTTGTCAGCTGTGTCGCCTTGTTTGGGACGTCAAGCTACATCCCGCTCTTTTTGCAAAATGTCGCCCACTTGTCCGTGTTTATGAGCGGTGTTGCTTTGCTTGGCTCGTCTGTCGGCTGGATGATCGCCGCCGTGCCAGCGGGGAAGTGGATTTTGCGCTATGGCTACCGCCCGCTTCTGATCATCGGCAACGTGCTGCTTGTCGCTTCCGGCCTTTTCCTCGCCTTGCTTAATGAAAGCCATGGGTTTTGGTACGTCTTTTTCATCATGTTTTTGCAAGGGCTATCGTTCGGCTTGACGTCGACCGTTGGCGTCATCGGCTCGCAGCAATTGGCCGATGCCCACGAAAAGGGGATTGCAACTTCCTTTTTTATGTTTTGCCGCAATATCGGCACGGCGATCGGCGTCACGGTGATGGGGGCGTTTTTGGCGCAGGCGCCGACATTTATGACCGGCATTCGCCACCTGTTTTTATTTGGCTTAATTGGCAGCATCATCGCGCTCATTACCTCCTTTTTTATCCGCGATGAAGCGGAAGCCAGCCGAAACACGTGGCAGCCGGAGGGGACGACATAA
- a CDS encoding glycine betaine uptake BCCT transporter produces the protein MKKTTIVFSISIVIAIAFIIWGMIPESLWPRYNLNAVSSAVHTFLIDKFGWFYLLSASLFLAFCLFLIFSRYGNIRLGRDGEKPEYSYMTWFAMLFSAGMGIGLVFWGVAEPMSHYYTPPTGEGATAEAARLAMRYSFFHWGLHPWAIYGVLALALAYFQFRKREAGVVSRTLRPLFGARTEGGLGVAIDTLAVYATVFGVATSLGLGAIQISGGLHQLFPRISNSFSTQLLIIVVVTVLFMLSAQTGLNKGIKWLSNLNIALALLLMVFMLFAGPTNFIMDVFTATIGTYLQNLPSMSFRLNPFEQNDWPKVWTIFYWAWWIAWAPFVGTFIARISRGRTIREFMIGVLAVPTIFSALWFSVFGGSALYLEQFRHAGIGEVMNEKGIETALFFTFEHFPLATLLSGIAILLICTFFVTSADSATFVLGMQTTNGSLNPPNSVKFVWGIVQSATAAILLFVGGLESLQTASIIAAFPFAIIMILIVLALIRSFQQETARKAQKPVE, from the coding sequence ATGAAAAAAACGACGATTGTCTTTTCGATTTCGATTGTGATTGCCATTGCGTTTATTATTTGGGGGATGATTCCGGAATCTTTATGGCCGCGCTACAATTTAAATGCGGTCAGCAGCGCGGTACACACGTTTCTAATCGATAAATTCGGCTGGTTTTATTTGCTCAGCGCTTCGTTGTTTTTAGCGTTTTGTTTGTTTCTCATTTTTTCCCGCTACGGAAATATCCGTCTTGGCCGCGACGGAGAAAAACCGGAATACAGCTATATGACATGGTTTGCCATGCTGTTCAGCGCCGGAATGGGAATCGGGTTAGTGTTTTGGGGAGTGGCCGAACCGATGTCCCACTATTACACGCCGCCAACAGGGGAAGGGGCGACAGCGGAAGCGGCCCGTCTGGCGATGCGCTACTCGTTTTTCCATTGGGGGCTGCATCCATGGGCGATCTACGGTGTCCTGGCCTTGGCGCTCGCTTACTTCCAGTTTCGCAAACGGGAGGCCGGTGTTGTTAGCCGCACGCTGCGCCCGCTGTTTGGCGCACGCACAGAAGGCGGCCTCGGGGTAGCCATTGATACATTAGCCGTCTACGCAACCGTGTTTGGCGTCGCCACTTCGTTAGGGCTGGGAGCCATTCAAATTAGCGGGGGATTGCATCAGCTGTTTCCCCGTATTTCAAACAGCTTTTCGACGCAGCTGCTCATCATTGTCGTAGTCACTGTCTTGTTTATGCTCTCAGCGCAAACCGGCCTTAACAAAGGCATAAAATGGCTGAGCAACTTAAATATTGCGCTCGCGTTGCTGCTCATGGTTTTCATGCTGTTTGCCGGGCCGACGAATTTTATCATGGATGTGTTCACAGCAACGATCGGGACGTACTTGCAAAACCTCCCGTCGATGAGTTTCCGGCTGAACCCGTTTGAACAAAATGATTGGCCGAAAGTGTGGACCATTTTTTATTGGGCGTGGTGGATCGCGTGGGCGCCGTTTGTCGGGACGTTCATCGCCCGCATTTCCCGCGGGCGCACGATCCGTGAATTTATGATCGGCGTTTTGGCAGTTCCAACGATTTTCAGTGCTCTCTGGTTTTCTGTTTTTGGCGGTTCGGCCCTTTATCTCGAACAGTTCCGACATGCCGGCATTGGCGAAGTGATGAATGAAAAAGGGATAGAAACAGCCTTGTTCTTTACATTCGAACATTTCCCGCTCGCTACATTGCTTTCGGGAATCGCCATTTTGCTCATTTGCACGTTTTTTGTCACATCGGCCGACTCGGCGACGTTTGTGCTTGGGATGCAGACGACCAACGGCAGCTTAAACCCGCCAAACTCGGTCAAATTCGTCTGGGGCATTGTCCAATCAGCGACAGCGGCCATCCTTCTGTTCGTCGGCGGACTTGAATCGCTGCAGACAGCATCTATTATCGCCGCGTTCCCATTTGCGATCATCATGATTTTGATCGTTCTGGCCCTTATCCGCTCCTTCCAGCAAGAAACAGCGCGAAAAGCGCAAAAACCTGTCGAATAA
- a CDS encoding LysM peptidoglycan-binding domain-containing protein, translating into MKKTLLFTGTLIGSLLAGHAASAASYTVQKGDTLSGIAKKYDTTVDRLKQQNHLSSDLIFPGQVLQIDEQSESEQAVSNTYTVQPGDTLSGIARKFGTTVDALLKLNPSIADPNFIRAGQALQVTGGQASTNTYTVQPAAAAVNGQYIVQKGDTLSGIANKFQTTVDRLLALNPQITNPNVIRIGQAIKVAGGATAVRAEQSVSAVKPVAAESSASLADRIIEIGEKYLGARYLYGASPSRTDVFDCSSFTMRVFSEAGISLPRTSSAQAQAGRTVSFNQLQKGDLVFFDTDSNGTINHVGIYAGNGQMINATVSLGVTYSSLTSSYWKTRFVKAVRVLN; encoded by the coding sequence ATGAAAAAAACACTTCTATTTACCGGAACATTGATCGGATCGTTATTAGCCGGCCATGCCGCTTCAGCCGCGAGCTATACGGTGCAAAAAGGCGATACGCTCTCGGGAATTGCGAAGAAATATGATACGACCGTTGATCGATTAAAACAACAAAACCATTTATCTTCTGATCTCATTTTTCCAGGTCAAGTATTGCAAATCGATGAACAAAGCGAGAGCGAACAAGCCGTTTCCAATACATACACCGTTCAGCCCGGCGACACGTTAAGCGGAATTGCCCGGAAGTTTGGCACAACGGTAGACGCGTTGCTCAAGCTGAATCCAAGCATTGCCGATCCGAACTTTATCCGCGCCGGACAAGCGCTCCAAGTAACGGGCGGACAGGCAAGCACAAATACATATACTGTGCAGCCGGCGGCCGCGGCTGTGAACGGCCAGTACATCGTCCAAAAAGGGGACACATTGTCGGGGATTGCCAACAAGTTTCAAACGACCGTCGACCGTCTGTTGGCGCTTAACCCGCAAATTACGAACCCGAACGTGATTCGCATCGGCCAAGCCATTAAAGTGGCGGGCGGAGCAACCGCTGTCCGCGCCGAGCAAAGCGTATCGGCCGTCAAGCCGGTTGCGGCTGAATCGTCCGCTTCACTTGCCGACCGAATCATCGAAATCGGTGAAAAATATTTAGGGGCGAGATATTTGTACGGGGCGAGCCCATCGCGCACCGATGTGTTTGACTGCTCTTCGTTTACGATGCGCGTCTTTAGCGAGGCGGGCATTTCGCTGCCGCGCACATCATCGGCCCAAGCGCAAGCCGGAAGAACGGTGTCGTTTAACCAATTGCAAAAAGGCGATCTCGTCTTTTTTGACACCGATTCGAACGGCACGATCAACCACGTCGGCATTTATGCCGGCAACGGGCAAATGATCAATGCGACTGTTTCGTTAGGCGTTACGTATTCATCGCTCACTTCCTCGTATTGGAAAACGCGGTTTGTAAAAGCGGTTCGGGTGCTTAACTAA